The following are from one region of the Anaeropeptidivorans aminofermentans genome:
- a CDS encoding glucose-6-phosphate isomerase yields the protein MEGLKRLKDSLYYSPKTRLMLDWSGMGLTDSYFDEMREKLAGAFEAMDRLEKGAIANPSEERMVGHYWLRNAEMAPDEKVAESIRDNLSHIQSFTKKIHGGELQNESGSRFKNIIVAGMGGSSLGTAFVYHTLPCRSRKMKLYFMDNTDPDGMDNIFDAVAAELDATMILIISKSGKTVETRNCMEEARVFYERHGLCFSKHAVSISERDNLLDAMAAEENWLDRFFLWDWVGGRTSVMSAVGLLPLSLVGVDTMALLQGAAECDQLTRSRSPRNNPAALMALSWYRCSGGRGKETMVVLPYKDSLELFAKHLQQLVMESLGKEHDLSGHVVHQGLTVIGNKGSSDQHSYVQQLVAGEDNYFVTFVEVLRDREGESPVLSDGSTSGAFLQAFLLGTKKALEAQGHRTMTITIPAVTPYYVGALIALFERAVGFYASLINVNAYDQPAVEQGKNAANGLIALRNAARKYLSDKSGQFMTAEEIAETLSARADEVFRLMLHLAVNDPQVIMREEKQLWESTFAFREDNLSYIETREGESPWGTLELYSKNG from the coding sequence ATGGAAGGATTGAAGAGATTAAAAGATTCCCTTTATTATTCCCCAAAGACGCGCTTGATGCTGGACTGGAGCGGAATGGGGCTCACAGACAGCTATTTTGATGAGATGAGAGAGAAACTGGCCGGAGCTTTTGAAGCCATGGACCGGCTGGAAAAGGGCGCCATAGCAAACCCAAGTGAAGAGCGGATGGTCGGCCACTATTGGCTCCGCAATGCGGAAATGGCACCTGATGAGAAGGTGGCGGAAAGCATAAGGGATAACCTCTCACATATACAAAGCTTTACGAAAAAGATACATGGCGGAGAGCTGCAAAATGAGTCTGGCAGCCGATTCAAAAATATCATCGTGGCAGGGATGGGCGGCAGCAGTCTGGGAACGGCTTTTGTGTATCATACGCTGCCGTGCCGAAGTCGGAAAATGAAGCTTTACTTCATGGATAACACGGACCCGGATGGTATGGATAATATCTTCGATGCGGTTGCGGCCGAGCTGGATGCCACCATGATTCTCATCATTTCCAAGAGTGGGAAAACGGTGGAGACAAGAAACTGCATGGAAGAAGCAAGGGTTTTCTATGAACGTCACGGCCTTTGCTTCTCAAAACATGCCGTTAGCATAAGCGAAAGAGACAACCTGCTGGACGCTATGGCTGCGGAGGAGAATTGGCTTGACCGCTTCTTCCTATGGGACTGGGTAGGGGGCAGAACCTCGGTGATGTCTGCCGTGGGACTTTTGCCCCTGTCTCTTGTAGGGGTTGATACCATGGCGCTGCTGCAGGGAGCCGCGGAATGCGACCAACTGACCCGAAGCCGCAGTCCCCGGAACAATCCGGCGGCGCTGATGGCCTTATCCTGGTATAGGTGCAGCGGCGGCAGGGGAAAAGAGACAATGGTTGTTCTGCCCTATAAGGATTCTCTCGAGCTTTTTGCAAAGCATCTGCAACAGCTTGTGATGGAATCTTTGGGCAAGGAGCATGATCTCTCCGGCCATGTGGTACATCAAGGTCTTACTGTTATCGGGAATAAGGGTTCTTCCGACCAGCATTCTTACGTACAGCAGCTTGTGGCCGGAGAAGACAATTATTTTGTGACCTTCGTTGAAGTTCTCCGGGATAGGGAAGGAGAATCCCCTGTTTTGAGCGATGGAAGCACCAGCGGTGCGTTCCTGCAGGCGTTCCTGCTGGGTACAAAAAAGGCCCTGGAAGCGCAGGGGCACAGAACCATGACCATCACCATACCAGCAGTAACGCCTTATTATGTCGGAGCGCTGATTGCTCTTTTCGAAAGGGCCGTAGGATTTTACGCAAGCCTTATAAATGTAAATGCCTATGACCAGCCGGCGGTGGAGCAGGGTAAAAATGCAGCCAATGGACTCATTGCATTGAGAAATGCAGCCAGAAAATACCTTTCCGATAAAAGCGGTCAATTCATGACCGCCGAAGAAATCGCCGAGACTCTCAGTGCCAGAGCCGACGAGGTTTTTCGGCTGATGCTCCATCTTGCCGTCAATGACCCTCAGGTTATCATGCGGGAGGAAAAGCAGCTTTGGGAAAGCACTTTTGCATTCAGAGAAGATAATTTAAGTTACATAGAAACCAGAGAGGGGGAAAGCCCATGGGGAACTTTAGAGCTTTACTCCAAGAATGGCTGA
- a CDS encoding potassium transporter TrkG: MFQSVTLRTAGFSSMNRHRLNESSKFISSILMMIGGSPGSIAGGN, encoded by the coding sequence CTGTTTCAATCTGTTACCTTAAGAACAGCCGGATTCAGCTCAATGAATCGGCATAGATTGAATGAATCCTCAAAATTTATATCCTCAATTCTTATGATGATAGGAGGCTCTCCCGGAAGCATAGCCGGGGGGAATTAA
- a CDS encoding transaldolase family protein yields MLFIDTADVDEIKMAKKIGLFKGVTTNPTILLREKKNRFQALNDILDTEIGLVLIQLLGNTVEQRMEDFKTILSKLEGRNIGIKVPIDMAGLETVRQIRSTHPEMPILGTVIYSAEQGILAGMAGCNYVAPYVNRMLDNNIDPFEQIHQMYQIFKMQQLPCKVMAASFKNAHQVLKAMESGALTATIAYDVFEKMVNKNLTISALQVFNTHGKELDLRCL; encoded by the coding sequence ATGCTGTTTATTGATACGGCAGATGTTGATGAGATTAAAATGGCGAAAAAAATAGGATTATTTAAGGGCGTCACAACGAATCCCACAATACTGCTAAGAGAAAAGAAAAATCGGTTCCAAGCGCTGAATGATATACTGGATACTGAAATTGGGCTGGTACTGATACAGCTTTTAGGCAATACAGTTGAACAGCGGATGGAAGATTTTAAAACTATACTTTCTAAATTGGAAGGCAGAAATATCGGCATAAAAGTTCCGATAGATATGGCAGGGCTTGAAACTGTTCGTCAAATTAGAAGTACGCATCCGGAAATGCCAATTTTAGGCACCGTAATTTATTCGGCGGAACAAGGAATTCTGGCAGGGATGGCTGGCTGTAATTATGTAGCGCCCTATGTTAACAGAATGCTAGATAATAATATTGATCCTTTTGAACAGATTCATCAGATGTATCAGATATTTAAGATGCAACAATTACCCTGTAAAGTGATGGCGGCCAGTTTCAAAAACGCTCATCAGGTGCTTAAGGCCATGGAAAGCGGTGCGCTGACAGCCACTATTGCCTATGATGTGTTTGAAAAAATGGTTAATAAAAATTTGACTATTTCTGCATTACAAGTATTTAATACTCATGGCAAGGAATTAGATTTACGATGTCTCTAA
- a CDS encoding phospho-sugar mutase yields the protein MGNFRALLQEWLNQPHLDEALREELLALTGEKEIEDRFYRDLEFGTGGLRGLLGPGTNRMNIYTVRRTSQGFADYINAHYGKGSEGYKGRNPAIAIAYDSRKNSRLFALEAACVFAANEIKAYIYPELMPTPALSFAVRHYGCGGVMITASHNPAQYNGYKVYNEEGCQLTLEAAEEVLNFINEIHIFEDVKTISTDLDLTLEERLAMALALSDDSGVPLIEVIPDAVIQAYMDAVYGERMGVTGCDALSVVYTPLNGTGYKPVTAILKRIGVKKVALVEEQQYPDETFRTCPYPNPEKMEALALGLGLCKRLGEEGEAPDLLIATDPDCDRIGVAVRHYREDFMRLSGNEIGILLLDFICQRKAPMPENPLFIKTIVSSSMAEPVAKAYGVEVQNVLTGFKFIGEQIGFMEKVGMGKRFIFGFEESCGYLAGTYVRDKDGVVAAMLLCEAAAYYKAMGKTLVDRLTELYDQYGYYINDLMEFEFPGAVGMQKMTELLAALRAEAPLEIAGKKVIQIADYLLSKRRIVPEENGCVLSPETLPISLPKSDVLEYVLEGDSNVIIRPSGTEPKLKVYLSAKGETKTAGLEIIEAIKRDLDALLRP from the coding sequence ATGGGGAACTTTAGAGCTTTACTCCAAGAATGGCTGAACCAGCCGCATTTGGACGAAGCGTTAAGAGAAGAACTTCTGGCCCTTACCGGTGAAAAGGAAATAGAGGACCGGTTTTACAGGGATTTGGAATTTGGCACCGGCGGTCTGCGGGGCCTTCTTGGACCAGGAACCAACCGGATGAATATCTACACGGTAAGGAGAACCAGCCAGGGATTTGCAGATTATATAAACGCCCATTACGGCAAGGGCAGCGAAGGCTATAAGGGTCGGAACCCCGCCATTGCCATCGCTTACGACAGCCGGAAAAATTCCCGGCTTTTTGCTCTGGAGGCAGCCTGCGTCTTTGCCGCCAACGAGATTAAAGCATATATTTATCCGGAGCTGATGCCGACGCCGGCTTTATCCTTTGCGGTTCGCCATTACGGCTGCGGCGGTGTAATGATAACCGCCAGCCACAATCCGGCCCAGTATAACGGTTATAAGGTATACAATGAAGAAGGCTGCCAACTGACCTTGGAGGCTGCGGAAGAGGTTTTGAACTTCATCAATGAGATTCATATTTTTGAGGATGTAAAAACCATCAGCACGGACCTTGACTTGACCTTGGAAGAGCGGCTTGCTATGGCCTTGGCCCTTTCCGATGATAGCGGCGTTCCGCTGATAGAGGTGATTCCTGATGCGGTGATACAGGCCTACATGGATGCTGTTTATGGGGAGCGAATGGGTGTGACGGGTTGTGACGCTCTTTCGGTGGTCTATACGCCGCTGAACGGTACCGGCTATAAGCCTGTTACCGCCATTCTCAAAAGAATCGGCGTAAAAAAGGTCGCTTTGGTAGAGGAACAGCAATACCCCGATGAAACCTTCCGAACCTGCCCTTACCCGAATCCGGAAAAAATGGAGGCCTTAGCCCTGGGCCTCGGTCTGTGCAAAAGACTTGGTGAAGAAGGGGAGGCGCCGGATTTGCTGATTGCCACGGATCCGGACTGTGACCGGATAGGGGTTGCGGTTCGTCACTATAGAGAGGATTTTATGCGGCTTTCCGGCAATGAGATAGGTATTTTGCTGCTGGATTTTATTTGTCAGCGCAAGGCGCCTATGCCTGAAAACCCCCTTTTTATCAAGACCATTGTCTCAAGTTCCATGGCGGAGCCCGTGGCTAAGGCGTATGGGGTGGAGGTACAGAATGTCCTCACCGGATTTAAGTTTATCGGAGAGCAGATTGGTTTCATGGAAAAGGTTGGCATGGGAAAGCGCTTTATCTTCGGCTTTGAGGAAAGTTGCGGCTACCTGGCCGGCACCTACGTGCGGGATAAGGACGGCGTTGTAGCTGCCATGCTTCTCTGCGAAGCCGCAGCTTATTATAAGGCAATGGGTAAAACCCTGGTTGACAGATTGACGGAGCTCTATGACCAATACGGTTATTATATAAATGATTTGATGGAGTTTGAATTCCCCGGTGCCGTGGGCATGCAAAAAATGACAGAACTTCTGGCGGCCTTGAGGGCAGAGGCCCCCTTAGAGATTGCAGGAAAAAAGGTGATTCAGATTGCCGATTACCTCCTTTCCAAGAGGCGGATTGTTCCTGAGGAAAACGGCTGCGTATTATCCCCAGAGACTCTTCCCATTTCACTGCCAAAATCCGACGTGCTGGAATATGTGCTGGAGGGGGATTCCAATGTCATCATCAGGCCCTCGGGAACAGAGCCCAAGCTGAAGGTATACCTTTCCGCAAAGGGAGAGACAAAGACGGCAGGCTTGGAAATAATCGAAGCCATCAAGAGGGATTTGGACGCTCTCTTGCGTCCATAG